The sequence aaaaaatttttaatgTCAAGGGTCTCACATCCAATTTTGATTGCTCAATGGTAAGCTCAGTGATCTCCATCGAAAGGAGTTATTGATGTTGTTTTAGTAGAATATAACCatgatgattaatgtgtattAATCAACAGTTAACACATGGATTAATTTTGCAGGTATTGTGGACATGCTCCACAGCTGTGATGAAGAGATGTTGGCAGGATCATTTCAGTTCCCGGTAAGATTGATAATGAACTGTTGATGTTCTATCCAACCTTATTAGAATTTTTGGATTAGATCACCATCCAATGTAATACAGCAAAATGCATTATggttaatatgtcaaagttgaagactaCTGAGACATTGATAAAACTTGCTTGGACAAGAAAAGCATATAGTGGTCATAAGACACGAACTGAggggccctcacctttgacatattacctacagtgtatctctatgtacatgtgcaatttgaATCATGAACTTGCTTAtagctagcctggtatccagccgcaattgcgaagaggagagaagagacttgggagcaaTATTACAGTTGGATGCCAGGCTAGCTTATTGCACTGTCCTGTTGGCTTATCTGGTTTTATCAATATGCCCCACAGGGTCTGCAGGATGAGTCAACAGTGAGAACTATCTTGGGTGCTGTAGATCACATTGCTGACATCATGCAGGTAATGCACacatttgtttttgtactttcaaaatttcaattcaAGAGTTGTGGACCCTGGCATGGGCATGTAgatgaatatacattgtaccagaaACTCTGGATTGGAAAACTTAAGACATTATGGATGGATTGTCATAACATTTGGTATGTGATTTATCAAAAGAACCTTTTTAGCTTTTCGACTTCCTAATGGTCGCTGGTACTTCAACAGAATATTATTATCCAATCTTTACCTTTATACATCAGTCTTTACTCTGTTCCTTCCTCTTCTCACTTCCAGACAAATACTGGCAAGGTTTATGACCTCACCCAGTAGTCACTATGGTTACTGGTGAAGTAACAGGCACATTGTAGTAGCATTATGTAGCGAGTGGCAGGAGAGAGTAGGAAGGGCTTAAATTGTCATCATGTATATGAATCTGTTTTTGGTAAGAATTAATAAAATTATAATCaattaggctagaccatgtgacggtaaacattatgtatttgctttcTGTACCTACAGGAGCCAGAGGACCATTTGGTTGTGATGTCAGGATGTGGGACGTCAGGACGGATGGCATTCCTTGCTGCTGTGTGTCAAACTTTTTGTATTCATATAGAATATTTCATGTGTctagaaatcttttttttccatttgtaaGAACAATGCCCATCGCTTGTGTCATAACCATGGACCATAATGGCATGAGTTACTGGCCCCAGAACAAGTATCCTACTGCTAGGTACCATGGTAATCACTTGTGATTACTGTACTCATATTGTACTGATCATTTCTATTGTCATGTATACAGACAACATGCAACAGGTTGCTGGTAGAGAATGGGAAACAAGCTTGCTGTGCATACCTCATAGCTGGTGGGGACAGGTGCGTACGAATTTTTGCGCAGAAACTAGAATTTTGTAGAGACTTTGCATCAAGAATCTAAAGATAGCTGTTTGTATTGTTTGTGGATAGTTTGCTGTACACTTAATTCTTTTCAGAGCTCTGTTGACATCTCAGGAGGCACCGGAAGATGACCCCTTGCTGGGAGCTAGTGAACTGCAGCAGGTAATGCATGATAGGTGTCACTTCTACTTGAAGTCACCTACAGCAGTTGTCATACttgttgaacattttttttactgttttttgTAATTATGCTGGAAGATCATGATTGTAAAACATAAGCCTTTATTGAACCTTGATATCTGGAAAGAAGCAGTAGCAAGTTCTTAGAATCTTGTATAAATATGTTGTATAGATATATCATGTGAATTGCCTCTGTTTTAAAGAGTACAAAAAGCATGTATTGTAAggttttgcataatttgtctttgttattgcatgatgtataaaatgaGATTGTGCCATATGATGTCATATCTATTTCTCAGGCTGCTGCTGGAAAGAAGAAAGTGATTTATATTGGGATTACCTGTGGACTTTCGGTAAGGGCCTAATCTTCAGAACACTGTAAATATCggtcctctccttggtgcttaCTTACGTGTAGGCTGTATAACACTATAAGGAATGGTTCTCTCCTCGGTACTGAATGTTTAGTCTGTAGAACAATATAAAGAATGGTtctccccttggtactgaatgtgtagtctgcaGAACAATATAAAGAATGGTTctccccttggtgctgaatgtgtagtctgtagaacaATATAAAGAATGGTCCTCTCCTTGGttctgaatgtgtagtctgtagaacaatataaagaatggttctctccttggtgctgaatgtgcaGTCTGTAGAACAATATAAAGAATGGTTCTCTTCTTGGgtctgaatgtgtagtctgtagagCACTTAAGACTTATTCTCTCCTTGGTACTGGATGAGAGTCTTTAGATCTCTAAGGAGAAATGTACAAacctgttgatgttgttgtatgtttcttttgaataagagaaacaacaaatgattggtgtggcctaaagtatGTAAACTATTTGCACCTGTCTACACCTGCCAGGCTCCGTATGTGGCAGGACAGCTGGACCACTGCTTGCAGCACCTGGAGACATTCACACCTCTGCTCATGGGCTTCAACCCTGTACAGCTGGCCAGGTGACTGATGGGCAGACACTGAGTTTGTAGTCAACAGTCAATGAAATAATAAGATAACTGAAAGAAATAATGAGCCAAAATACAATagaacaaagaaaatatttcaaacatcaTAGAGTTGCCCAACTTCTTTGAATCTTATCAGAGCATTCTTTGTTGAAATCTGGTTTAAGGTTAATATTGGCTAATGTTACTTGTCCTACAGTGTGATAACCCACATTGCCTTTCTTTGCTTGAAGGAATCATAGCATAGAGAAATGGGACAAGACTGTTAAGGATGGTAAGTACCAATCATAAATGATACACCTAAGGCATCAGTTACTGTATGGGACAATTTGATATTTTGTCTTTTACTTGAGGTATGCAAAGGTAAACAAAGTCAATGTTATGTTAGCTAAAAATGGTGTTGCAAACTCCAAGCTTTATTGAATGTCTTCTGATTTCAAGTACATATGTGGTACTAATAACTGTTAGAAAAAGACAAGACAAATTATGTTTGGGCAATGAAGGAAGAATTATGAGTAGAGAATACTCAACTGTTTTTCAGTTGTGGAGGAAATGAAGCATGCAGCAAAAGACAACAAGGCCTTCATCCTCAACCCAGTTGTTGGGGTGGGTAATTTTCATAATCACAAGTATTATGTATATAGACAGTAGATGTAGAGTGTGCAACATAGTCCACAGTATGGTAAAATGTTACTCTGACTTCTCCATGACTATACTTAAGTTGAAATCACTTTTAAACTAGATTTGATTTGTCATATCCAACACAAGCATCAGTACTAGTCTTTTTCAAGAAGAAGAGGCAATTCTTCACTTCTGGGAAACTTGCCTGATTAAGTTAAGATCTTCTACAAGAAAATTCATTTGTACTTCAAATGTTTCAGCCTGAACCAATCACCGGTTCGACCCGCATGAAGGGCGGCAGTGCTACAAAGATCCTCCTGGACACCATACTGCTGCTTGCTGCCCAGAAGGCTGTAGACCAATGTGCTATCAATGAACACACAGTGAGGTATGGTTGTCTCATGCTTATTTTTTCATAAGTTGCCAGTTGTGTTATTTCTATTTGTATTACATTTTTGATTACCATGCTTACATATAACTGATTTTTAACTTAACGTATGACATGATGTGCAGTCTAGAAAAGCAACATTTACTAGGATTATTGTATGCCATATGCAGTGTGATAATATGGCTTTACGATGCACCAGTCATTTAAATATAAAGCCAATTTCTTTCTCAGTATCACATGATCTTACCCCAAATAGTCTTGCTTTGCTAAGATGGTGCAGCTTTTGTTGTGAGGCTATGTATGTTGTCTACCATACTAAGAAGAGAAATTAACTTTCTTTGCAGGGCATTTCTGGGAGCTTACAGCCAGTGTGTAGAAAGTGTGTACTCTAAAGCAGCTGACATATCCTGCCTGGTCAGTAATGCAGGTAAAAGGTAAGGATCCTTCAGCTTCACTCTTTCAGGACTTGAACAAATCTTGTTCAAACAAGAGCTGAAGAAACATTAGACAGAGTACAAGGAAACAGTTTTGATAAGCTACTACAGTGATATCATGATATGAAATGCTTTGTAACCCACTTTTTATGGTGCATTGTTTCCTATTTAATCAACATTAGAATAACGCTTGATTTTCTACTACATCTGCTTTCTTTACAACGTAGCTTGCAAGCAAGTGGGCACATCTACTACTTCGGGGCTGGAACAGCAGGCATTATGGGATGTATTGATGCATCAGAGTGTGTGCCAACATATGGATCAGGTAACAACACATGATTATTACCTCTGTCAAAATAGAGGAATCGTAATTGATTCAACAGGTTCAATTGGCGTGACCTTTTAACCATCACATTTCCTGTTTGAACCCAATGATCAGACCCAGAAGATGTGCGAGGTTTCCTACGGGGTGGTTACGACACGCTCAACAATGCAGATGGCTGCCTGGACAACCTGGGTCCCCTGTACAGGCTGTCATGGAAGAACTTCTGTGATGACAAGCTGGGACACTTTAAATCATCTGATTCTGCCATCTTCCTTCTGTCCTCCCCTGGTCAGTACTGTTCATTGTCCTATGTTCTAGTTTACTTGTTGATAACAGGTCTATAACACAGGAAAAAGAACAATTTGTATCTTTAGTTTAACTCCTTTCTTCGGTGGTTAAGTGAAAAACCCCAAAGTTTTTTCAATGGATTTTGCAATTGAATTTTGGAGTATAGGTATCAGGCGTTCCATTGACAAATTTGTGGGGGAGTTGGCAAGGTCCTGAGTACATTTACTGCAAAATGATATCCTGTCAATACTGCATGTTTGCCTAATTAGGAAGTCAACCATCAATGTTTGTCAACAGATGAGCTTGGACACTGTTCTGAGTTGGCAGAAAAGCTGAAAAAGACTGGTGGTGATGTCATGGGAGTTTTGTATAACTTTCAACCAATGGATGCCAAGGTAATATTGTCTTGTCCCCTCAAGCCCACCAAAATTTCTCAAAGCATGTAAAGGAATGGTTCTCTTCGAAACAAGTTATACCTGTCTTGATGTGGACTTTCTAGTATAGGAATCAACGAGAAATTGAAGATACAATGCCTCtgtgaaatattgttttatGAATTTCTTAATGCCCTTGGCATCACAGAGGTTAGTGGGTCatttacatcaatgaaggttaggcatccaggtaataagatatgccaaaaagcggTCGGATTAGATTGCTTTGACAATATCtataatgtaatgttatgttgcCATCTATTTGCAGACATTGGCATCATTCAGCACAGTGTTTCCTCAGTCACTCCTTCTTCAGATGCCAGAGGTACCAGCTACGGGAGGGTCAACAGCTTTACAAGCAGCAGCGTGCAGGTATGGTCTGTCACATTTATACATGCATGTTTATGATAGCAAAGTGAGGGGCATCATAAAAAATTCAGCTGTTGTAACAGAAATTCATGTAGTAGACCATTCTTAATGATCAGTTATGATTATTGTAAATCTTCTAAAGCAAGTCTTGACCACTGTTGTCTTGCCTGCCACTTCATGCGTAGGCGCCTGGGTGAGTTTGCCCTGAAGCTAGTCTGTAACTCTGTCTCCACGGGGGCTCACATCATGGTGGGAAAAGTCTTCCAGAACCTCATGATTGATGTTCAAATCAGGTATGACTTCAAAATTACCTTTATTCTTCTCCCTCCTTGCAGAGCCATAGCTGGTACAAATTTGGTGCCTAGCGGCTACCTGAGCAGATAGTTAAAAGTAAATTTACATCACATtacaaacatgattttttttttacaaataagtGACTACATGTATTGATCACTTGGTTGaagtttttgttctttcttcaATCTAATTTGAAGTATCTATGTGTATGTGAAGGACAGATGTAAAGGAATTAGGAGTCTATTATTTTTTCCAGAGTCATTGTGTGACTGACAGCCATAGGGAGTTCCAGTTTCTATAGATCTAACCTGAGTGTGTTGTTCCTTTTACAGGAACAACAAACTGTTCTACCGTGCCATCAGAATTGTTCAGGTAAGTACTTTCAGAAGTCTAATAGTACATTAGTTATGTTTTAAATAAAGCTTCATCTATAGTGGGCTATTACTACCAGTGAGAATGTTCACCCTTTGATAATGATGCTTTGCTTGCCTCCATCAGCATTTGAGTGACTGCAGCCATGAGGCTGCTACCAGGGCTGTCCTGTCAGCATTGTATGATACAGACGATGTCACACCACTGGCAGACATCAATGTGTCGCAGCACGTGGAAAGAGGAACGAAACAGGAAAAGGTAAGATTGTGTAATTGTGAACTAGTCTAGATACATTACAATCTGTGTTTATATCGTGCACTGCTGAATGTTCTTCTCTTACACCTCCCCTTCTGGTTGCCAGGTTGTCCCTGTTGCCCTCCTGTGTGCAGCTCTACAGCTGAGTCCCAGTCAGGCCCGGCAGCAGCTGATGGTGACGCCCATCATCAGACATGCCATCTCAGCCGGCATCACCAAATAACTGTCTCTTCTGAAAACTCTGCTTTTACTTAAGATTCAGCATTCCAGTAAACAGATATTTTAGACTCTGTATATGCCACCAAATAGTAACTTTGTCTATATCAGGCTGAATCATTTTAACCAAAGATCCAGGGATAGTTTTACTTATTGAATATGATGAAATTATGTTTAGCAGGTAATTGATAACTATATTGATTAATCAATTTAGATTAATCAGTTATCAACAGGGGTAATTCCCTCTAAAATATGTGGAAATGTAACTTACAGAAATCTACTATTTTGTGTAATCTGCAATGATACTAGTGTCTTGTTATAACATTTTTAATAACATGCGTACCTCAATCACGTTTAAGGTTTTAATTCTTctcaattatacatgtatcacaaatGCTTAGAGTAAGAACAGTGAACCAACTTAAAGGATGATATCAGGAATTTTTATATCTGACAACTTTCAGTTTTTAGTAGTTATCATGAAAGAGATTAGATGTACCAATTGACAGTTGATATGTGCCATTAGTAATCTTACTGATGTACTTAGGCTTAGTGTCTCATCTACAGTGTATAGAAAATGGTATTTGACACAATACATCAACAATACACAAGGATAGTAAGATACATGTTTGTACCACAATCTTTATTATTACAACTATTGTTATGATATCAAAATATGTAATATTTGCAACCTGTAACAGTAAGTTCAGTAAGGCACGGATTAAAAGCTGCTTTATTCCATTTAAGGTGCATAGAGTTATCTACATCAGGGAGAATGTTAAATCACCCTCTGTCTTGAGGGGAAAAACGTAATACACATGTTCTGGATTCCTGATGATTTTCTATCATAATTGTTAATGCAATACAACATGACTGGTATGTTGAGTGACAACAATTGtatcttttacatgtattttgactGATTCATCATAACTactgatgttttatttttaagatCACAATTTTCAGGGCTGTGGATTAACAAGCAATGATATGACTGAAGCAAAGCTTTATCCTATCTTTTAATATCAAGTCTCTCCTATTCTTATCATATATACATGGACTATTGACTGAGCCTCAAAACGACGTCTTAGTTGGCAATTAATATATGACTAGTTATATCAGAAACATTTTTACGTATCTAATTAAGATTGCTTTATAGAGCCAATGGGTGCAAAATAGCCTGCTAGTGTTTCAAAGATATTTTTGCCCAATTTATTCTACAAACagttaatgatatacatttttacaATGTGAAGAAAGTTGCCCCATCACCAGGCTGAGTTGCAAAGAGACTTTCTGCCACTCTCTTGCTCCTGGTGGGACTGTTGTCATAGAACCCAGATTGGACCGCTTTGAGGAAGTCCTGCAGTTTGTTGGCTGGTACCAGGGACACAGCACAACCCCCAAACCCTGCACCAGTCAggcgtgaccccagagcccctGCATCActgaaaaagaaacacattCTAATTACAGTACATGCAAAGTACATGGCAGTCTTTAGTGGAGAGTTTGTATCTTATGTTCTAGACATGCAATGGTAATAATTTCAGGTGCTAGACAGATTTAGGGTTCAGGAACACATGGCATAGGTTAAGCCCCCAAGAAGCTGATTTTGTTGGAGGCTTTGAAACAGGGTGACTCAAGACTAGGATGATTCATGAGTACTCTGCaaactacacattcagcaccaaggagagaaccattCTATAGTGTTCTACAGCCTACACATTCAACACGAAGGAGAAGACCATTCTCTATAgtgttctacagactacacattcagcaccaaggagagaaccattctatagtgttctacagactacacattcagcaccaatgaGAAGACCATATTCTCTATACTGTTCTACAGCCTACATATCCAGCACCAAAGAGAGTACCattctatactgttctacaGCCTacatattcagcaccagggagaACATCATTCTTTACAGTGTCCTACAGATGGCACATCCAGCACTAAGGAGAGGACCTTACATGCAGAGCTGTGTCAGCTGGTCCAGCTCAGCACAGCTGCAGTTGTACAGGTCTCTGCAGCTGGCATGGCTGGCATTCATCAGCTGCCCCAGCTGTACAATTGCATCATCTGGCTTCTCGTCACACACGGCTTTGAACTTGAAGACCCTGTCAGCTTCACTGTTCACGTGAGCAGCCCTGTCATGGAGCTGGAATGTAGTCACTGCAAGGAAATTTCATTATTCAGGATTTTCCTATTTTTGTGCTACTTAAGCTGTTTTCAAGCCATTTTAAAGTTGTGATAAGAAATATCATTTGCATTAAATGTAATCTTCTGTAAAGTAGCAACTTAACTAttacaaaatttgtatctaaccATATGATACTGTAAGCAAATGATGCGCAACATCAGAATATCTTATAAACATATCAAGCTGCAATTGGGAAGAAACTGCTAGAGGTCTCTGAGGCTTCATGAAAATTCCCCCTCCAGACATGTCTATGTTGGTAGAAGGTTTTGACTGAGACTTACAATCTTTGGTGTTCTGGCTGAGACTGGTTTCCTGCAGTTCTTCTACAGTCACTCCCAGTTCCTTGCAGACCTAGAAAACCAAACAGCATGCTGGGATATGTTTGCCATAGTGCAATTTTAGCCTATGAATGTTATGAGAATAACAAACACTGTTAGAGGATCAGAGCTATACTCGTCATCAGTATACTATGATAGCAGTTTAACTGGTAATTGTTTCGAGTCATTGGATATTGGCACTTTATATTGATATAATGTATTGTGTACAAATGACCATCCTTGTCATTAGTGTTACATAGAAGTGTCCACCCTTCTGTCCCACCTACCTCGTCCCTGCTGTAAGGATCCTTATGGAGCAGTTGGTCCACGACCACACCCATCTCCTCCAGGCACACGCCCAGCGCTGCCTGGAGATCTCCCAGCTTCCGCAGCTTCCTCCATTCCAGGCCTTTAGACTTTGCTATGAGCTGCATATCAAAGAAAGGACTTAAACTTAGTTAAAGTCTACCATTGCATGCAGGGTAAGCTACTTGCATTGGCCAGTACTGAGGTATTGCAGTCACAAGACAGCTATATTCTGTGACTATGCCAAAAATGCCCTCAGTTGCCATTGTAAACCTAACAtaggatggaaggatgcctaccaACCAATACGAACAGATTAAACCAGGTCCtcaatgtaaaacattttctgtATGCAACATATAACACTAACGTTACTCACTTACCCTCTTATACATGCATATGTCTGACAATCAGATTTTGTTCCAGTGTGTTCATGTGTTTGAAGAAGCTTATATACAGAACAATGTGATGTATTATTATACGGTTTCCCTGGTTACCTGAGCTGCCAGTCGACACTCCACCACTCTCACATTATAGTGAGCGAAGGCTGCCTTGTTGGCCTCCACACAGGAGTTAGAGATGACAAACACCACCCCGGCAGGCAGGGACACATCTGTGGCCTTCAGTGGGTTAAACTCTATAAGCTTGGCCTGCAATGAAATTGTATGAATAGTGAGTTAATGGCACCTATAACTCATGATATCTAATCACAATCTGATTACTATGAGCACTTCAAAAATTTCAGTAAGATCAGGATCAGTAAGAATATCCGCTTGAAATAAACACAATTCCAATTCAAGCAGAAAACGATATATCACTTTTAAATGTGCCATCCGTCATCACCACAGTGGAAGACAATGAAGTCAAATGCAGGAAAGAGATCACGTGTGCGAGAACTTACAGTGCCAGCTTCAGCCAAGAAGGAGATGGACTGGTCCATTCCTCCCCCCTCTGTACCAATGTAACGTTCACACCAAGTACAAACCTCAGCCAGCTCTTTCTGTCAGGAAAGAAATACAAAACCTTTCTGGTTGTCTCATGATTATACTCGGTGTATGTTGTTCAATTAGGTATGTATGGATCAGTGTATGGATTGACgatggattttaaaaattcaatgAGTTTGCTTAGTGCAAGGCAAAGAAATCACCTCTGGGCAATCAACTAAGTTTATGGGGACATAGCTGAGAATGCTACTTGATGACAGTGAATGGTGGTTTTGATGGCTTGTGGGTTGTATTGGAAGGGAAACAGTTGAGAGAGTTATGTAGTTTTGCTGTTTGTGGAAAGCTGTTGCTGTAGTTGGACTGATATTCAGACAGTGTAATGATGTGAGCTTGAGGAGATCCTAGTGGTATGCTGAAAAGCTCTGAATGATGGAACTAGTGAGAGTACATCAGAACAAATAGCATAATACAAAAGATAATTTCATTGACACCCTACCTTTGAAAGGCTGCAGTTGTTGGCTCTTGCAGTCGTCATCCCTGAACAACACACCAGAGCACTGGAGCTGGACAGGCCTGAGCTCTTAGGCACAGTTCCCTCCAGCATAACATTCAGACCTGTCAACCAAGTACAAAGACTTTTACTAACTACACTGTACTGTAGACAAAATGCTTGCAAGCAAAagttaggccataccaattttattgGTTGTTCCCCTGATTTTTGCAAATGGTAGTTGAATTGACAGGGGGGAAAAGTGCtgttaaaaaaagttgtcaTTTTGGCAGCACACTTGTTATAAAAAATTTAAATTGTCAACCCCAACCCTGGCCAAGTTAACCAGAGTGTTAGGACAAGTTAACAAGGGTGTTGGGGAGTGTTGACTGGGTCGATGTTTGACTTATTGAATTATGGTTACTTTTTCAAACTGATGACTGTGTTCCAACCCGCGTCACCTGACACACATTTGCGATGATCCTTTAAAAAGATCTGCAAAGtttgaaaagcaaaaaaagttaCATTGGCTGTATTGAAGATAGGATTTAAAAAATTTACAGAGAAAAATCTGAGTTATCTGGGATTTACTGTATTACTGTGTTCCAAACAATGTCACTGTAAAGTCATCTGACAAACTTTGACAATAATCCTTTAAAAAATAGTTGCAAACATAAGATGTATTGTCTTTCCTGCACAAATCAAGTAActgctagtacatgtatcaaatggatgtttggaaaaaaagcACCATAGGTGggaataaaaaataataaaaagttACCGCTACAGTGTTTCAAATCCAGGACGCTCTATCGCCAAAATGTGCtccaaattgcaaaaaaaaacatgacaggcAACAAATCTCATCCTGGTACTGTGCAGCAGTGGCATTGGTTGCTgaaaattatcaaattttttagatatgtacataaaaaagccatttattaaaaaaaatactacattAGACAATATACAGACAAAATAATTTCCCATTCTTTTGGAGACAGAAAAAAGCATCAATGCTGAATTCTTAAATGACTGAAAAAAGAATTATCATGTTGAGAAAGTATTCTTTTGAATTATCAAACAAGTCTTAAAGatatgcaaaaataatgacattGCTGGTtacacatgcatatacatttccaaaacaatgatggaaaaaatatcaaaatattaaaCCCATAATCATTTCCTTAATTTCCTTGATTTGACTTGACTTCCATCATTTCTTTGTATCAGACATGCCAATTCTACCATGAGGACATGATGACCagtatttttgttgtcatttgcaacaaaattttttaaaatgacAGATAATAAGGAAAACCCTGTCTCACCAGATGGCTTGTCGATCTTGCAGTGTTCGACCACACCTTTGAAGCCACACAGGAAGTAATGAAACCAGCGCGGCTGGGACTTATCGATGGTGAAGGCATCCACAGTGCTGGTGAACTCACTATATATGGCAACAAGAAGGCAACTTTGGATTGGAGATCTCACAGAATTAATGACTTAAAGTTACCTATGTCACAGAAAGTCTTTATCAaataaaacatcaacaacaacaaaaatgcatgCTGTGCATGTAGCATGTACCTGAAGCTGGGGTCCACATTGGCTAAGGTAAGCTTCTGGTCATCAGTGGTGGCTGCTGCAATGACAATGTCCTGCTCTATGGCCATGGGAAGTACAGCATACCCACAGTAGTCTATGTGTTCacctgtcagaaaaaaaaaatagcatgaCACACCCGATCCCCCTGATCTGGG comes from Branchiostoma floridae strain S238N-H82 chromosome 2, Bfl_VNyyK, whole genome shotgun sequence and encodes:
- the LOC118410032 gene encoding N-acetylgalactosamine kinase-like, which translates into the protein MAEPAVKPVPSHLADRFTKLRESFKQKYGTDPEFFARAPGRVNLIGEHIDYCGYAVLPMAIEQDIVIAAATTDDQKLTLANVDPSFSEFTSTVDAFTIDKSQPRWFHYFLCGFKGVVEHCKIDKPSGLNVMLEGTVPKSSGLSSSSALVCCSGMTTARANNCSLSKKELAEVCTWCERYIGTEGGGMDQSISFLAEAGTAKLIEFNPLKATDVSLPAGVVFVISNSCVEANKAAFAHYNVRVVECRLAAQLIAKSKGLEWRKLRKLGDLQAALGVCLEEMGVVVDQLLHKDPYSRDEVCKELGVTVEELQETSLSQNTKDLTTFQLHDRAAHVNSEADRVFKFKAVCDEKPDDAIVQLGQLMNASHASCRDLYNCSCAELDQLTQLCIDAGALGSRLTGAGFGGCAVSLVPANKLQDFLKAVQSGFYDNSPTRSKRVAESLFATQPGDGATFFTL
- the LOC118410027 gene encoding glucokinase regulatory protein-like, whose product is MMTATASTLPFTERSNPLTQNIDVADCKGIVDMLHSCDEEMLAGSFQFPGLQDESTVRTILGAVDHIADIMQEPEDHLVVMSGCGTSGRMAFLAATTCNRLLVENGKQACCAYLIAGGDRALLTSQEAPEDDPLLGASELQQAAAGKKKVIYIGITCGLSAPYVAGQLDHCLQHLETFTPLLMGFNPVQLARNHSIEKWDKTVKDVVEEMKHAAKDNKAFILNPVVGPEPITGSTRMKGGSATKILLDTILLLAAQKAVDQCAINEHTVRAFLGAYSQCVESVYSKAADISCLVSNAGKSLQASGHIYYFGAGTAGIMGCIDASECVPTYGSDPEDVRGFLRGGYDTLNNADGCLDNLGPLYRLSWKNFCDDKLGHFKSSDSAIFLLSSPDELGHCSELAEKLKKTGGDVMGVLYNFQPMDAKTLASFSTVFPQSLLLQMPEVPATGGSTALQAAACRRLGEFALKLVCNSVSTGAHIMVGKVFQNLMIDVQIRNNKLFYRAIRIVQHLSDCSHEAATRAVLSALYDTDDVTPLADINVSQHVERGTKQEKVVPVALLCAALQLSPSQARQQLMVTPIIRHAISAGITK